Genomic window (Drosophila ananassae strain 14024-0371.13 chromosome 3L, ASM1763931v2, whole genome shotgun sequence):
ACCATCCTCGCTCTTACGGAaccagttgacgtggaagatcTTGGGCACCTTGCCGCGCTTCTCCATGCTCAGCCAGTGGCTGAGGTAGTCCCCAAAGTTGTAGCCGAAGAACGGCCTCATCGCAAAGGGATCGTGCATGATGACCTTGCCCTTGTGCTCCGCGGCAGCGGTGGCCTCACTTCTCATGGCGGCACCGATGAAGACCCCGTGAGTCCAGTCCCTGGCCTCGAAGACTAGGGGCACACCAGCCGGACGACGTCCTCCGAAGATCATGCCCGAGATGGGCACTCCGGCCGGATCCTCCCAGGCGGGATCAATGATAGGACACTGGGAAGCGGGTGTGCAGAATCTGGAGTTCGCATGGGCGGCATTTCTGCCCGACTCCTTGGACCAGAGCTTTCCCAACCAGTCTGTGACGGTGACATCCTTCACATTCGCATCCCCCATGCCCTCCCAGTACACTCCCCCGTCCGAGGTGGAGGCCACGTTGGTGAAGATGGTGTTGCGGAAGATCGTGTCCATGGCAACGGGATTGGTGGCCTTTGAAGTGCCCGGGGCCACGCCGAAGAAGCCGAACTCCGGGTTGATGGCACGCAGGACTCCCTGGGAGTCGAACTTCATCCAGGCGATGTCGTCGCCCACACACTCCACCTTGTAGCCCGGCAGGCTGGGCTTCATCATGGCCAGGTTGGTCTTACCGCAGGCCGAGGGGAAGGCGGCGGTAAGGTAGATCTTCTTGCCCTTGGGATTGGTGATGCCCAGGATGACCATGTGCTCGGCCAGCCAGCCCTCCCGCTTGGCGATGGTGCTGCCGATCCGCAGGGCGAAGCACTTCTTGCCCAGCAAGGAGTTGCCTCCGTAGCCCGAGCCGTAGGACACGATCTCATTGTCGGAGGGCTTGTGCAGGACAATGGTCCTCTCAGGATCGCAGGGCCAGGAGGGTTGGGCGTGGACTCCGGACGGGGGAGTTCCCACCGAGTGCAGGCACTTCACGAACTGCCCGTCGCCGGCCTGTAGGTGATCCAGGACCTGGGTGCCAGCCCGGGTCATAACCTTCATGGACTCCACGACATACGGTGAGTCGGTGACCTCGATTCCTACTTTGGAGAGCGGGGATCCCACGGGACCCATGCTAAAAGGAATAACATACATAGTACGGCCCTTCATGCATCCTGGGAATCGCTCGTCAATGGCCTTTTTCAGATCCCCCTCCGATATCCAGTTTCCCAGGGCACTGGGCGTGGCCTTCTCCGTCACGGGAATCGCCTGCTCCTTCCGTTCCGTACAAATGAACGTTCGCGACTCGACACGGGCCACATCCGCCGGATTGGTGCGCGCCAGCCAGCAATTGTGGTACTTGGGCAGGGGCACAATGGTGCCCTGCTTCAGCATGAGGCACTGCAGCATTTTGCTCTCGCCCACCGTGCCATCGCAGATGTGTATCTTATCCGGCTGGCAGAGATCCACGCACTGCTCCAAGTACTTCCTGACGGCCGGGGTGAGGGTCTTGGCATCGCCGTAATGGACGGAAAGCGAGCGGCATAGTAGCCGGAAATTGTGGCTCTGGGGTCTGGAAAGTAAACTGAAAagtaaaatgttaaaaatttaatattaaaattagtaAAACAAATAGAAATAATACATCAAGTGACTGTCTAAGGAATCTTTAAGGAACCTCTGTAATAGTATTTAATGCCAGGTACAAGGATTCGGTTTGCCTTATCCTGCAGATAGTAGAGACTACCTGAAGACCTTTTCGGTTCGGTTTGGCCAACCACACACCTGACTAACCGACTCGAGCACAACTGTACTTCGCTTGGCAGACCTCGTAACGTGAATTTGAAATTCTAAGGCGCGGGGCACACACCTCTTGTGGAAAAGGccagataaaaaataaaaatacagaaatacaaacagaaaaaaatatatatatagaaaaccAAACTGGCTGATCAGCTGTTCGTCTGATCGGtctagttttattttttgtttttttaaaaagagcTCCACTCCAAACTCGAGAAACTTGCTCAGCGTAAATTGCAAAGTATCTAGAGGGGCTGCGGGGGGCTGTAGTTTCCAACCTTCGGCGCTGGCTTACTGAgagatacttttttttaatgtagAGATACTGTGCCGCCAACCCACGTCACTTTCGTTAGAAGCCGGTCCGCGGATTTATGATGCAATCTTTCATCATCTTGCAGTGGCTGTTGCTctctgttttggtttttggtcttCACATTCTGCAGATaagagcagcggcagcagttGCAGGTATACACTGGTATCTGCGAGATACTCGCCGCTTCCGGTAGACCCTTTAGTGTTCTGGTTGTGATAACTCTCTGGGTCAGAGAGACACATGCCAGACAGCTGCTTACACAGTCCAAAGTCCAGACCAGACCCCACTATTAAATAGTATAACTTATCGTTTACATGCGCCTCAGGGTTGCCCCATTTGTGACGTCACTAGAGTGTCTGGGGCCAGACGAACCGAAATTAATGTagcttttataatttttggaaCTGCGCAGTTTTCACCGCCACACGCTCTCCACATATatacgatatatataatatatgcaTGTATATAGAGGAGTAATCTGGCCTGGTTTATATTAACATAAGCCGTCTGCATGTTTGGGGCGTGTGAGGTGAATGATAAACCGGCGACATCTCTCAATGCCTCGGTTATGCCAAAAACGCAGAGACTCCTGCTTTCGGGCTGAGATGAGATGGCCAATTAAGCCGCAAATTGAATgagaattaaaatttaattcaatcATATTAACTGGATCCAACCGGCTTTTGTGCCTTTTGTGGTCTTTGCGGCGAGGCGTCTGGCTTTTATCTGGGATTTTGGGTATTAGAACTTTATTTGCTCATTTATGATAGTTATTGGCCCATAGGAATGCTAGTTAAATAGTCAAAGACTTTATTTACGGCACTGATAACCCGGTTGACTGTAAACAtgatgtatgtatatgcaaaCTGCTTTCGTCCGAGTTGAACTGCCCTGGCATATCGCTGGTGTTGACACCCCGGCGGCTAATTATTTGTACAGCACTCGTGGATTTGTCCCAGCATTCAGTTTTTTTGGACTGGGTCTTTGATTAGGGCCACGCGCCTCAATTGGAAACCGAACTGGCTGCGTATttagattctattttgggagaTAACGCCGAGGCGGTTTCGCTTGGAAATGGGTGCCAGAAATGGGTGTCCCCCCGGCCTTTTCAAATGGCAACTACTCTACTCCCCGCCGCAGCATCCACTTTGGGCCACATGACGCCACGGATGTTGACCGTTTCCCCAGACTCGGATGCCAAAGAATACCCTAACGAGAAGTATCTTGGCTATATGACTACAAAGTCTTAAACCATGAGATCTTATGTCATACATTTTCTAGGTTTATATGGCAATTACATGAACCAAATTTATACTATACTATTTACATTAAGTAGCCCCTAAAAAGTGTATTAAAAATTCTTATAGTCCCCCTCAACAATGTTGTTCTCtacatatttatttgtatttttattgcaaAAACGACGCGTTAAATACGTAGAATTTTCACAGAACTCGTGTATCTTTTAATGTGTGTGCTATTTTTTATATGGAAAATAACacatctttttataaatagtatGAATACGGAATGTTTCCTTCTCCCCAAAAAACACCAGGCATGGCAACAGTCATGGGGCAGTCAGCTGATCCAGAAGATATTCCTTCCCCAAAACAGAAAACTGTACTTGCAGTCTGATGAAATAAACGAAACTGGTTCCATCATCATAAAAATACTTGTAGGGTTCATTAGCCTTGGCCCTTCGTAGCCTTAGATTTAttaaaagaatgaaaagtcaaAAAAAGAGACGGCGAAGGGCAGCCACAATCAATGGAGGAGCTTATCAACTGGAGGACTCAGTCAAGGGTTTAATGGTCACAAGATTGGATGGATAGGATGGGGACTTGAACCAAGAGATATAGACTACGTTTAAGAAAGATTTGTGGAATATTACTTTACTTTTTTACGGCTTACAATGTAGTCATGAcgtttaataatatttacagGAAAACTGCATTATCTGTTTACTACAGATTATAGATTATAGAGGACGTCATCTAAACAAAATTAGTAGTCTCATCAATTCCCATAAACAAATTCTTCGAAaactattaatttattaaagaaaaaaccCCAAATATAACAAAGCAATTATTCATGTGTGACTAACAGGGCTTTCCTGGTTTCCATCTTTCAGAAAATCACCTTTGTTTCCGTGGCATTAAATTGCGCAGAAATGAAACCAGAAAACCCGGTCGCAACTGGAAATTATTGGACCCAGTCTGGGCCTGCACtatagtttataaaataaaattacgaATGCTGTTGTAGGAGAGCTCATTACCGCATATCAAAGTCCAACTAATTTCGTATATTGTTTACCCACTGATAAGCGGATCCTAGACTGGCCACGCTTTCAGAACTCGTAGATTAAACTGTTCCGCCAACGTACATATATTTAAATGAATATTGTGTATAAGGTAATGGTTCGTTTGAATGGAGGTCTGTTCTGTTTCTGGTTTATTCCATGAATTACAgcccaaaacaaaaagctgTGCTATGGTAATTGAAGTTTGTTGACGCTTGAATACCGCTGATTTAATCAATGGGACGATGGTTATGATTCAGATACTGGGAGCATGGGAAGCCAGTCGTCATTATATCGTATATAGAAACAAATCTTATCTCTGCCGGCCAGAAGTTTCTGCGAATTCTCGATATACCTATGTGGTAAACAAACCATTAACTGATAGGAAGTAAGCCATGACTGTGGGCCATGTATTTTTATGCAAACAGTTCAAAAAGCGCGtgattttgtaattattttatatttaagaaattgtTTTGATTTCTTTCTCGTATTTCTTGTTGTGAATAGcgaattttttgtgtttttttttttgcagaggGGCTCGGCCTGAAAAATAGATTCAGACTCGTCGCGTcaacaataatatttttgttgttactGCTGTGGTTGGGGATTCGATGTCGTTGCCTCTGTCATTGCCGTCGCAGTGTCTAAAGGTTATCGCCAATGGCACTTCACCCAGTCGTCGGTGCAGTAGTCAGTATCTGACGGATACCTCAATCAAAATGCATCCTAACAATTGCCAGGCAGGACCTGCTATGGGAACCTTTGAAGAGAAGTCTCCAAAACACGCCACTCTGCTgacttggccataaaaacagaagccaaaacaaaaacagtcAACAGGCGGACAAAGATTTCAAATCGCTTGTTGCTAAGCGGCCTCAAAAAAAACCCATACATGCAgcgctttgtttttattttgcttcTATACGTATTAAGACaaaacaaatactaaaaaaagaGGCAGAGCCAGTCGAACAACTTGCCAGCGATCCcccacacacagatactcccacacagatacacacactcGCACCCAGTACAAAGAAATCGAGTCAAAacaaaactacaaaaataataaaaagcgtGGGGGCTGGCGGctgataaaaaaattaacaaagaGAAGGCGCCAAACCGAAAGCTTTTCATTGAACAGAGTATCTGGGGGTGGAGTGTTGCATACCTCTAGGCATGGGCGGAAAAAAGTAGTTCTATGGCTTAAGGTGAACGAACGACGCCGCAAAGTAGGCAACCATTAACAAAGGGTGAGGAAGAAAGGCGGCTCCCTAAAGGTAGAGGTTCTATATTCCAGAAATACTTAGAACATTACTttattgctttttattttaagtgtatatttattatttcttgaatttgttcGCTTGATTTAAGAGGCAAAGACTAACAAACAATTGAAAGATTACGAATATTTTCATGacttattttgaaaatatatattatgtatTATAATAGCCCCGTCTGACGTCGAGAGCACAAAGTGCAATGATCTTTCTGCCACAGATGACATTAACATTGATAGTGGTTCTTGTCGTATAATCAGTGTTGTTCATTACAATAATATGAATGAACGCCACCCAGCTGGAGGGGAGTGGATTTTTCCATCGTAAAGTGAGGCATGATTCACGACTTACAACCCTTCGTTGAGGCAGGTTATTTAATAGTTTGTTTAATGAAACTAAGTCTTATCAACCTTAAGCTTGAAATGCGAGTAAACCACACAATGTTACTGGGCTGTCATGGTCAGACCTTCCATAAAGTCAAGAAGActatttaaatgtaattagAAGACTAAgaacataaattaaaaacaattcaaGTCTGGTGCCAAACCATAACACATTTGATAAGAGCCGCTTGGCCTCTAATCGGAGGGATTAGATAGATGGCTTTCGAAAAGAGATTTCGAATAAAGACTATTTTTGTTAATACAGAGATTAGCAGATGATTGACACAACTTTTTTGGCCAACCTACGGTCCGGGTGGGCAATCTAATAAATGGACACCCACACCCCCCCAGCTTAATGGGCGATTAACCGCCCACTCAATGGCCCCTCTGGTGCTCCGGTGCTCCGGTCGGCATTAGAGCCATTAGACTTACCCGCATCGCAGCAGCTGCGCGCCTTTGAGCAGCATTCTGTCACTTTGCGGCTGCTTTCGCTTTCGCTTTCGCTTTGGCTTTGACTGTGGCTGTGGTTGTGGCTCTCGGACGCTAATACCCTTGGCTCGGATGCAATTTTATCTCCGCCTTAATCAATTTATAGCGTCCCGTTTCGATTCGTTTGGTCCGCTGTTAATTTGATGAAATTGCCGgacttaatttaaatttatttagcGAAAGGAAATGCACTTCTTCCCGTGTCCCAGGGCCTGTGGAAGTCTCCAGAGTGCACTTGCTGCGCTTCAGCTTAAGTTATGGGTCTCGGTTTCAGTTGCAACTTGAGTTACagtttcgttttcgttttgcaGTTTCGGTTGCAAATGCAGATGGAGATATaaaaaaagatacagatacggggATACAGCGGAGCACTTGTTGCTGCTCTGGCACATCGAGCCAAACTGACACTCTGCGGCAAGTGCTGCGCTCAAGTAACATATTGTACATGATattgtttctttttcgttGGTGTCTCTGCCGGTCTGCTCTGTCGCTCTGAACCGATCCATTCCGTTCGGAACCGATCCGTTTCGATTCTCACGGCTGAAGCATATGGTCGCATGTTTGGCTCTCGTGCTGATAAGATAAGAGCCGACTTTGTTGCACTTGCTGCTGGCTGCCGGCTGCCTGCTACGTGCCGCCTACTGCATACTACTTTGTGTCGCGTTCGGGAATGCAGCAGAAGAGCCGGGACACGCCCCCGAAAAGGAGTGCAGACCTGTCTAGCAGGTATGCCGGTCTCTTTTGCAACGTCTGCTCCATTACGTCAGAGCGGAGATACACTCAGAGAAATGGGAAGCAAGTGGCATTATCGACATCTGGCTACCAATCGAGAATTATCGTTTTACCCGAGTTAACATATTTATAGACCAATGCCATTTACGATGCTTCTTTGCAATAAAACGGCAAGCCGAAATAGCTGCCAAGGTCGGCCGCAGAACGCCACCCACCGCCCCCACAGACACCCACCCTTTGGTGCAATTGCACAGGAAGAACTCCCTGGCATTTCTAATAAAACGAGAATGCTgccaaaccaaaacaaataaagaggaataaaacaaaaacaagtgAAATCGAAATGAAACTTTCCCCTCGCCGATAAGGTAATCGGGAATTCTTAGCTCCCGGTCCAAGGTGCTTCTGAGACCGGGGGCCAAACCACCACTGTCGTCTATCAAAATCCAATAAACGCAGATCGTCCATCTGGCCAGACTCAGATTCTGAAACGTGCCAGCCAGTACAGTGATGCCTCCCCAATAACAACACTTTCACTTTGCTCTTCTTCAACTTAACGCACTAATCTTGAAATATCTTTATTAGTAATAATTTCTTGCGTACGatatatttaatttccatATAAGTATTCATCTCTTTGCagtgtttttttgtttgtttttcgattttaATACATTCAAATTTACACGAGTCCTTGGGGGCTCTAGCACTACGACAATAATTGATGTACAATAGTTATAATAGAGCTAGGT
Coding sequences:
- the LOC6494829 gene encoding phosphoenolpyruvate carboxykinase [GTP], with translation MLLKGAQLLRCGLLSRPQSHNFRLLCRSLSVHYGDAKTLTPAVRKYLEQCVDLCQPDKIHICDGTVGESKMLQCLMLKQGTIVPLPKYHNCWLARTNPADVARVESRTFICTERKEQAIPVTEKATPSALGNWISEGDLKKAIDERFPGCMKGRTMYVIPFSMGPVGSPLSKVGIEVTDSPYVVESMKVMTRAGTQVLDHLQAGDGQFVKCLHSVGTPPSGVHAQPSWPCDPERTIVLHKPSDNEIVSYGSGYGGNSLLGKKCFALRIGSTIAKREGWLAEHMVILGITNPKGKKIYLTAAFPSACGKTNLAMMKPSLPGYKVECVGDDIAWMKFDSQGVLRAINPEFGFFGVAPGTSKATNPVAMDTIFRNTIFTNVASTSDGGVYWEGMGDANVKDVTVTDWLGKLWSKESGRNAAHANSRFCTPASQCPIIDPAWEDPAGVPISGMIFGGRRPAGVPLVFEARDWTHGVFIGAAMRSEATAAAEHKGKVIMHDPFAMRPFFGYNFGDYLSHWLSMEKRGKVPKIFHVNWFRKSEDGQFLWPGFGENSRVLDWIFRRVEGEKCYEESAIGRLPSKDSLNLAGLDEKIDLEQLFSLPKDFWAQEAREIEKYFKEQVGQHLPREVADQLEVLKARVADM